The region TATTCGATGCGGAAGTTGTCATCGCCGATCCGGCGCGCCGGGCAGGTGGCCGGAGGATTGCACGACCGGAGGATCTGCTTCCGCCCCTTCCGGATCTTGTCGCTGCGTGGCGCGGTAGCCAAATGGCAATCAAGTGCGCGCCGGGCCTGGACTTCGCCGAGTGGGAGGGAGAGGTTGCCCTGGCCTCGGTCGATGGCGCGGTGAAGGAGGCATGCCTTTATAGCCCGGGACTTGCGACGGTGCGCGAAGGCCGGCCGGTGTCGAAGTCTGCGACGGTGATTGAGGTCGTCGATAAGCGAAATCCACTGGATTTGAGCTCTGCCCGCGTGCGGCAGTACGACGACGCGATGAGCGATGAGTGCGAGGTGCGCTCTGCCGGGCGCTACATCGTCGATCCCGACGGGGCAGTGGTGCGTGCGGGTTTGGTCCGCCACTTCGCGGCGGAACACGGGTTTTGGCAGTTGGACGAGAGGATTGCGCACCTGTCCGGCGACCGATTGCCCGAAGGGATGGCGGGCTTTGAGATGATTGAGAAGGTGGGGCTGAAACAAGTGCGTAAGACGCTGGCGGCGCTCGACTGTGGCTCTGCTGAGATTTTGGTCAGGGGCGTGGACGTTGACCCGGACGCGTTGCGTAAGCAGTGGAAACTCAAGGGGGTTCGGCAGCTGTCGGTCGTTATTACGAGGATTGGCAAGACTGCTGTGGCCTTTATCTGCGGACCGCGCACGGTAGGCGAGTAGCCGAAATGGGCCGGGGGTAGCGGGTGGGGATCGGTGTTCGCTTATGGTGGAGCCCGCGGAGGTTGTTGACCGGTGCGCAATGATCCACGTGGTGACATGCGGAAACGGCAAATGCCAGGCGAACGGCGGGTTCCTCCGAAAGAAAAAATTTAAAAAAATAACGACATTGTTATCTGGATCACCTTCGCATCCATGATCAGTTCTGTTATCTTCAACACAGATGACCGAGAGCGTGGTCTGTTTCACTAAGGTTCGTGAACTCGAGAACTGGAGGAAACGGCCGGTGCAAGGTCAGATAAAAGTTCACCAGTAATCAACCAGTAAGGACGACAGAAAAATGCCGAACATTGTGGTTCTGGTCAAGCAGGTTCCGGACACCTGGTCCGAGCGTAAGCTCACGGACGACAATTACGTGCTCGATCGCGAGTCGGCCGACGCCGTTCTCGATGAGATCAACGAGAACGCTGTTGAGGCTGCTCTGCAGCTGAAGGAAGAGCACGGCGGAAACGTCACCGTCGCCACCGTCGGCCCGGACCGCGCCGTCGAGGCTCTGCGCAAGGCCCTGTCCATGGGCGCTGACGACGCAGTAATCCTCTCCGACGAGGCTATTGCCGGTTCCGACGCAGTCCAGACCGCGTGGGCTCTGTCCAACGTCATCGACACTCTCGGCGACGTCGACCTAATCATCACGGGTAACGCTTCCACTGACGGCGGTACCGGTTCCGTCCCGTCCGTGCTCGGCGTCTACCGCGGCCTGCCAGTCCTGACCCACCTGCGCTCCGTCGCCATCGAGGGCGATTCCATCACCGGTGAGCGCGAGGTTGAGGACGGCGTCTACCAGCTCAAGGCATCCCTGCCGGCTGTCGTCTCCGTGACAGAGAAGGCTAACTCGCCGCGCTTCGCTTCCTTCAAGGGCATCATGGCGGCGAAGAAGAAGCCAGTCACCGAGCTGACCCTGGCCGATGTTGCGGCCGAGGCCGAGCAGCTGGGTAATGAAAACGCTGCAACCGCTGTCACCGGCGTCACCCCGAAGCCGGAGAAGACCGCTGGTGAGCGCATCAACGACGAGGGCGACGGCGGCGTGAAGCTGGCTGAGTACCTCAAAGCCAACAAGTTCATCTAGTTCGTTTGACGCGAATCAAGACATAAGAGACTTTAAGTAGGAGAAAGATCACTATGACCGACGTCCTCGTTCTCGTCGACCACGCAAACGGCGAGCTGAAGAACACCACTGCTGAGCTGCTCACCGCAGCAAGCGCGTTCGGCACCCCGACCGCTGTCGTCGTTGGCACCCCGGGTACCGCAGCCGGCTACGCCGAGACCCTCGCTGCGTACGGCGCTGGCGAGATTCTCGCCGCAGAATCTGACGATGCCGCAAAGTACCTGATTACCCCCGAAGTTGACGTCCTCGTCGGCCTCGCCGCCGAGCGCCAGGTTCCCGTCCTGGTCTCCGCTTCGGCCACCGGCAAGGAGATTGCCGGTCGCGTCGCAGCCCTGACCGGCTCCGGCCTCCTGTCCGATGTCATCGCCATCAACGACGATGCCTCCGTGAAGTACTCCATCTTCGGTGGCGAGTACATTGTCGACGGTGTCGGCTACGGCGCATCCCCGGTCTACGCTCTGCGCCCGGGCTCCGTTGATCCGGTCGAGAAGGCCGGCTCCGCAGATGTCACCGAGGTCGCATTCCCGGAGATCGGCGACAACGCCGTCGAGATCGTCTCCTTCGCACCGGCTGAGGGTGGCGACCGTCCGGAGCTGACCGAGGCTAAGATTGTCGTCTCCGGTGGCCGCGGTGTCGCCTCCGGCGAGGGGTTCACCAACGTTGTCGAGCCGCTGGCAGACGTCCTCGGTGCTGCAGTCGGCGCATCCCGCGCGGCAGTCGACGCCGGCTACTACCCGGGCCAGTTCCAGGTGGGCCAGACCGGTAAGACCGTCTCCCCGGACCTCTACATCGCACTCGGCATCTCCGGTGCTATCCAGCACAAGGCAGGTATGCAGACCTCCAAGTCTATCGTTGTCGTCAACAAGGACGAAGAGGCTCCGCTGTTCGAGATTGCAGACTTCGGTGTCGTTGGTGACCTGTTCGACGTTGTCCCGCAGGCCATTGAGAACCTGAAGTAATTTCCGACGCTGTCGCGTGTCGCGCGCGGCGTGAGGGCGGGCTAGGGCGCAAATCGCCCCGGCCCGCTTTTTCGCGTCCACACCGGCAGCTATACTTCCGGCCATGTTCTCCGACTCCGCCGCGCCCCGGTCAAGACTTGACCGGCACTTCCTTGACCACGCCGCTACCACTCCGCTGCGCCCAGAGGCTCGGGAGGCCCTGATCGCCAACTTGGACCTGTCGAACCCCTCCGGCCAGTACGCCACGGCCCGCGTCGCGAAGCGGGTACTGGAGGAGTCGCGCGAGGAGGTCGCGGAGCTGCTCGGCGCGGACCCGATTGAGGTGGTCTTCACCTCGGGCGGCACGGAGGCGGATAACCTTGCCATTTCGGGCCTCTACTTTAAGTCGCCGGGCTCGGACATCGCGGTGCCCGCCATCGAACACGACGCGGTGCTGAAATCCTGCCGTCACCTGGAGCAGGAGCACTGGGCGAAGCTCGTCGAGATGCCGGTGAGCCCCGACGGGCGCGTGGACCTCGACCGCTTGCCGACGTTCGACCGCCGTTCCACGGCCCTGGTCACCTGTATGTGGGCAAACAACGAAACCGGCGCGATTCAGCCGGTGGGGCAGATCGCGGAGGCGGCGAAGGCGGCGCGAGTCCCGCTGCATATCGATGCGGTGCAGGCCGCCGGGCACCTGCCGTTGGACTTCCACGCTTCGATGGCCTCGACGATGGCGGTCTCCGCCCACAAGTTCGGCGGGCCACGCGGCATCGGTGCGCTGCTGGTGCGCCGCGACGCGAAGCTGACGCCCCACAATAACGGTGGTGGCCAGGAGCGGGGCCTGCGCTCGGGAACACAGGATGTTGCGTCCGCGGCGGGCATGGCCGCGGGGCTTCGTGCGGCGATCGCCGACATGGAGGCCGAGGACGCCCGGCTGCGGGCTCTGACCGCCGATCTGGCCGCTGCGATTTCGAGCATTGAGGGCGCTATCGTGCACACGGTGCAGCCCGCTCTGCCGGGCCACGTGTACGCCAGCTTCCCCGGGGCCGAGGCAGACAGCCTGATCATGCTTTTCGACGCCGCTGGTATCGACTGTTCGACGGGCTCGGCGTGCAGCGCCGGGGTAAACCGGCCGTCGCATGTCCTGCTGGCGATGGGGGTTTCCGAGCCGGTGGCCAGGGCGTCGATACGCTTTACACTTGGGTGGACCACCAGCCAGGAGGATGTCGACGCGGTGAAGGCGGTGTTGGAGCAAACCGTCCGGCGCGCGCGGAGTGCGGGCATGGCGTAGTCGAGCCTTGGTGGTACGGTGACACGTGCACAAAATCTGGAACCGGGAGGAAGGTGCGCTATGCGAGTACTGGCTGCGATGAGTGGAGGCGTCGACTCCTCAGTGGCTGCGGCGCGGGCTCTGGCGGCCGGGCATGAGGTCGTGGGCGTGCACCTGGCACTGTCGAAGGACCCGCAGTCGGTGCGCGCGGGCTCTCGCGGCTGTTGCTCGCTGGAGGACTCCGGCGATGCCCGCCGCGTCTGCGACGAGCTGGGCATCCCCTTCTACGTGTGGGATTTCTCGGAGCGCTTCAAGGAAGAGGTCATGGATGACTTCTTCGACTCCTACGAGCGCGGCGAGACGCCGAACCCCTGCCTGCGCTGTAACGAGCGCATCAAGTTCGCGGCCCTCCTAGAGCGCGGCGTGGCGCTCGGCTTTGACGCTGTGGTGACCGGCCACTACGCGCTGCTTGCCGATGACGGCCTGCTGCGACGGGGCCGTGACCCGAAGAAGGATCAGTCCTACGTCCTCGGTGTGCTCGACCGCGAGCAGCTACGCCGCTCGATGTTTCCGGTGGGGGATACGGAGAAGCCACAAATTCGTGAAGAAGCCCGCGAGATGGGCTTAGGTACGGCCAATAAACCGGACTCCTATGATATCTGCTTCATCCCGGATGGGAACACCCAGGCCTTCCTCGGTGCGAAGATCGGCCGCCGACCGGGCGCGATTGTGGACAAGGCGACGGGGCGCACCGTCGCCGAGCACGACGGGGTCTACGAGTTCACGATTGGCCAGCGCAAGGGCATCGGCCTGCCCGGTCCCATGCCGGACGGTCAGCCCCGTTATGTCACGGGGATCGACGCGCAGGCCGGGACTGTCACGATTGGCACCGCCGACGACTTGAACGTCACGGTGCTGGAGGCTGACCGCGCGATTTGGTTGGCGGACCCGGACGAGGTCGCTTCCGGTCCGGTGCAGGTGCAGGTACGCGCGCATGGCCGCGCCATCGACTGCGAGGTCGAGGTCATCGCCGGCCCGGACGACGAGGTTACGGGTCGCGGGGGAGCGTTCCGCCTGAAACTTGCCGAGCCACTGCGGGGTGTCGCGCCTGGTCAGGCCGCTGTTCTGTACCGTCCCGACGCGGCTGGTGACTACGTGTTGGGCTCCGCGACGATTGTGGCGACCCGATGAGCGTGCCCACCCAGACCTCCTTTCTCGGGCTGGGGCCGCTTCCTGGGACGCACCCGCACGAGGCTGCCGAAATGCTTATCGGCGAGTCCATGGAGGGGCGCGTCCATCTGCCGGTCCTGCCCGCGCGGGGGCTCGGCTCGGACCTAATCGGCCGCACCGCAGCGCTGATGGCCGACGTGGACCTCGACCGAGGACCTCGATCGTGGAAGGTCTCCGACAATCCCTCGCGACTGTCCTGGCTGGCCCAAGACTTCCTAGACCGTGACATCGACGCCTGCGAGGAAGTGTGGGGATCCACCCCTGCCTGCCTCCGCCTGGTCGCCACTGGCCCCTGGACCATGGCGGCCAGCGTGGAAAAGGCCTCCGGTGCGCTGGTTGCATCCGATTTTGGTGCCGTGCGCTACTTCGCGCAGTCGCTGGCTGCGGGGCTGTTGGAGCAGGCCGCCGACGCCCGCCGTCGTTTCGGCTGCGATATCGAAGTTCTGCTTTCTGAGCCTGCCCTCGGTGCTGTCGCGCAAGGGGCGATCGAGGCCCCGTCGACGCTGATGGGCAATGATGGTTTCCTTCCCGCGCAGGGCTACCGCGAGATTGCTGAAATTCTCCGTCAGGTCACCGGGCCGCTGCTTGCCGACGGCATCCACGTCACGGTCGCCCTTGCGGGCTCGGACGGTATTGCGGCTCAGGCGTTGGTCGAGTCCGGAGCGTCCGGGTTCTGGCTGCCGCGCACGCAACTGCGCACGACCGCACAACTCGATTTTGCGGTAGCGGTGCTGGGCTCTGACATGACCCTGGAGTTGGGAATTGTGCCGGTTCACGCGGATGGTCGGGAGGAGCACTCGGGGATTCCGGTTGCCACCTCGTCCCGGGAGCTGGCCGAGGCGGCTGCACTGCTCTGGGACGAGCTTGGCTTTTCCCGCTTGGACATTGCCGGGAAGCTGAAGCTCACGCCGGTCGGTGGCTTTGCCTCCAGTGCCGCCGACGAGGCGGCGGCCCAGTTAGGCGCTGGCCGTCGGGCGGCCGAGCTACTCCGACGGGCCGCAGGAGACCTGGCCCGCGACGAATGAGGCTAGGCGACGAGGCCGTTGAGATAGTCGGCCAAGTAGGGAAGTGTGAACTCGAGCTGTCCGGTGGTAACCGGGGTAATCAGCTCCCGATAGATGAGATCGTGGCGCAATTGGGAGACGCCCGAAAGCTGTCGCCCCATCCGGCTCGCAATGTCTTTTGTGGCAACGGGGGCTCCGTCGGGAGCCAACGCTGCCATGGCAATGAGAAATTCAATCTGCTTCGGTGGGACGTTGCGCAGCGATGGCGCGTGAACTTGGCGCCCAATCCTGCGGATAGACTCCGCCCCGGCTTCCTCGACGTGGCGAATGGTAATCGTGTCCGAATTATCAAGGCGGGCCTTGGCCCACGCCACCGAACCAATTGTTTGAATGAGATAGGGGTAGCCGTGGCTCATATCGGCGGCGTGGGCGGCTGCTTCTTCATCCATGCGTCGATGCCCGAGCGCTGCCGTCTTCTCAAATATGTCCTGCGTAGTGGCGGAGTCGAGACGGCCTAGGGATACTCGTTCTGCCCTCCGCAGGAACGTCGTGCTGTCTAGCTGCAATAAATCTTCGATTCCGCTTGGCAACCCAGCTGCGACAAACGCTATTTCCGTGTCGTCGCGGTTGAGATCTTGGATGACATGGGCGATCTCGCTTAACTGCTCCGGGGTTGCGCTTTGGACCTCGTCGAGTGTGAGCAAAATTCCCGATTCGTAACGGGCGAGGAGGGCGGATAAATCCTGGAGTTGGCTCAACAAGTTTTTGCCGGGAGCGTCCGCGGAATCATTGATGGAGGTTGTGATGCCGCCGATTCCAGCAATGGACACTCCGGTGATGCGGCGTGTTGCCGTAGCAGGAGCGGAATCGATGTGCGCGAGAGCCCGGGGGATAGTGACGGAGGTGAGCTCCGCGATCATCTCGGCCCCGATATGTGCCCGAAGGGCAATCCAGCCGAGCTGCTGCGCTGCGGCTTCGAACTCGTTGAGCAGAACAGTCTTGCCGATTCCGCGACTGCCCGAGATGAGAGTTGTGCGCCACGGGTTGCCTGGGCCTTCGGCCAGAGCTAGTTGGAAGGAGTCGAGCTCGACGTCGCGTCCGCCGATGACCGCAGGTGAGCGGCCGAACGTGGGATGGAATGGATTGCGAGGAGAGATGGTTTCGCGCTCAGTTCGAATCTTCACACGTCGATGGTATCAACAGATAACCCACATTGCCATGGATAATTTGGATAATCAGGGCATTTATGGATATTTGTGGCGGGATGGATAAAAACATTACCGCCGGGCTCGCACCCTACGCGTCCGTCGGCCATCCGAACGTCATATCTGAGACATCCTTGCCCAGCCCCGCCAAATACTCCTGCAGGGACTTGCGCCGCTCGTAATACGTCACGGCCTGCAGCTCCATCAGCTTCTCGGCCGACAGCTGCGTCATCTCCGGGTATTTGCGCGCCATCATCCACGCGATGCGAGCCGCAGCCAAGGCATCCTCGGTGGCATCGTGCGCCGCATCCAACCGGACCTTATAGTGCTGAGACACGTCCGTCAGGGTCCTCTTACCCTTGCGGAACTGGTCATAATGCTGATCCAACACAAAGGGGTCTACGACTAGGCCATCGATGGTGAAGCTAGGATCCTGCGACAGCAGCACCGTCAGGTCATAAGTCGCGTTATAGGCGACCACCGCAAGGCCATCTGCCCATGCCTGGCGCAGCCCCGCAATGGTTTTGGCCAGGACCTCATCATGCGGACGCCCCTCGGCCCGGGCCTTTTCCGTAGTAATCCCGTGAACATCGGAAGCCGCCTTCGGAATCTCGACCCCCGGATCTGCGAGCATGATGCGGGAGTCCTTCGCACCGTCGGCAAGCCGAACCAGCGCGGAGGTGACGATGCGGCAGGTGCGGGGGTTGGTGCCGGTGGTCTCCAGATCGAACGCGAGCATGCGCGCGGGATCGAAATTGTTCATGCCATCACTGTAGCGGAGGGGCCGGACCAAGCGGATTACACATAGAATGAGCGACGTGACTTCCTCGAGCGAGACCCAGCAGCAGGCACCAGCCCCTTCCGAGATCCGGCAGCAGTGGCAGGATCTGGCCGACCAGATCCGCGAGAACTCGTCGCTGTATTACACAGGCCAGCCGGTGATTTCGGACGCGGAGTACGACAAGCTCTTCCGCGCCCTGCAGGACCTCGAGCAGCAGTGGCCGGACCTCGCGGTTCCCGACAGCCCCACCCAGCAGGTCGGCGCGAGCGTCGAGACGCCTGCCGACGGCGAGGTCTTCGAGCCAGTCGAGCACCTGCAGCGGCTCTACAGCCTGGACAACGTCTTCGACGAGGCGGAGCTGCGCGACTGGCTTACCCGCACTCCGGCGAGTGCCTACCTGACCGAGTTAAAGATCGACGGTCTGTCCATCGACCTCGTCTACGAGAGCGGCCGATTGGTACGCGCCGCTACCCGAGGCGACGGTCGTGTGGGAGAAAACGTCACCGCCAACGCCCGCACCATCGCCGACATTCCGCACGAGATCACCGCCACAGAAGGCCTGGATATCCCCGATGTTCTGGAGGTTCGCGGCGAAGTCTATATCTCGCTGGAGGAGTTCGAGCGAATCAACGCCGACCGCGTGGAGGCAGGGCAGAAGCCGTTCGCCAACCCCCGCAACGCAGCGGCGGGATCGTTGCGCCAGAAAAACGTAGAGGAGGTCGCCAAGCGGCGGCTGTCCATGATCTGCCACGGCATCGGCCACATTGAGGGCTGGCGCCCGCAGTCCCAGCACGCCGCTTACGAAGCGCTGGCCGCCTGGGGGTTCCACGTCTCGCCGTACACCAAGCAGGTCCACTCGGCGGAAGAAGTGGTGAAGCAGATGCTCTACTGGGGCGAGCACCGCCACGACGCCGAGCACGAGATGGACGGCCTGGTGGTCAAGGTCGACGACCTCGCCGAGCAGCGTGCCCTCGGCGCGACATCCCGCGCCCCGCGCTGGGCGATAGCCTACAAGTACCCGCCGGAGGAGGTCACCACCGATCTGCTCGACATTCGCGTCTCCATCGGCCGGACCGGCCGCGCCACCCCGTACGCGGTGATGAAGCCGGTGTTCGTCGCGGGCTCGACCGTGGAGATGGCCACACTGCATAACCCCTCCGAGGTGCGCCGCAAGGGCGTGCTGATTGGCGACCGCGTCACCATCCGCAAGGCCGGCGAGGTCATCCCCGAGGTACTGGGCCCCGTCGCCGATGTCCGTGACGGCTCCGAACGCGAGTTCATCTACCCGACGCTGTGCCCCGAGTGCGGTACGCGACTGGCCCCCTCGAAGGAAGGCGACGCCGACTGGCGCTGCCCAAACACCCGCTACTGCCCGGGGCAACTCCGCCGCCGCGTCGAATTCCTCGCCTCTCGCTCCGGATTCGACATTGAAAACCTCGGCGAGCGCGGTGCCGCCGACCTGATTCACAGGGGAGTGCTTGACGACGAGTCCTTGCTCTTCGACCTCACCGAGGAAGACCTGCTGGAATCAGAGGTCTATACGACCGCGAGCCGCAAGTCGCTTTCCGCCAACGGAAAGAAGCTGCTGGCAAATATTGAGGCCGCCAAGGATAAAGAACTCTGGCGTGTCCTGGTCAGCCTGTCAATCCGGCACGTCGGTCCGACCGTGGCCAGGACGCTGGCCCAGAAGTTCGGGTCGATGGACGCGCTGCGCAGCGCGACGCGCGAGGAAATCTCCGCCATTGACGGCGTGGGCGAAATCATCGGC is a window of Corynebacterium lactis RW2-5 DNA encoding:
- the ligA gene encoding NAD-dependent DNA ligase LigA, translating into MTSSSETQQQAPAPSEIRQQWQDLADQIRENSSLYYTGQPVISDAEYDKLFRALQDLEQQWPDLAVPDSPTQQVGASVETPADGEVFEPVEHLQRLYSLDNVFDEAELRDWLTRTPASAYLTELKIDGLSIDLVYESGRLVRAATRGDGRVGENVTANARTIADIPHEITATEGLDIPDVLEVRGEVYISLEEFERINADRVEAGQKPFANPRNAAAGSLRQKNVEEVAKRRLSMICHGIGHIEGWRPQSQHAAYEALAAWGFHVSPYTKQVHSAEEVVKQMLYWGEHRHDAEHEMDGLVVKVDDLAEQRALGATSRAPRWAIAYKYPPEEVTTDLLDIRVSIGRTGRATPYAVMKPVFVAGSTVEMATLHNPSEVRRKGVLIGDRVTIRKAGEVIPEVLGPVADVRDGSEREFIYPTLCPECGTRLAPSKEGDADWRCPNTRYCPGQLRRRVEFLASRSGFDIENLGERGAADLIHRGVLDDESLLFDLTEEDLLESEVYTTASRKSLSANGKKLLANIEAAKDKELWRVLVSLSIRHVGPTVARTLAQKFGSMDALRSATREEISAIDGVGEIIGNSVADWFQVDWHREVVERWTKAGVRMADEVTNRPEQVLEGMTVVVTGSLEGFTRDSAKEAIISRGGKAASSVSKKTDYVVVGENAGSKATKAEELGLTILDEEGFIRLLDLGRV
- a CDS encoding ATP-binding protein — translated: MKIRTERETISPRNPFHPTFGRSPAVIGGRDVELDSFQLALAEGPGNPWRTTLISGSRGIGKTVLLNEFEAAAQQLGWIALRAHIGAEMIAELTSVTIPRALAHIDSAPATATRRITGVSIAGIGGITTSINDSADAPGKNLLSQLQDLSALLARYESGILLTLDEVQSATPEQLSEIAHVIQDLNRDDTEIAFVAAGLPSGIEDLLQLDSTTFLRRAERVSLGRLDSATTQDIFEKTAALGHRRMDEEAAAHAADMSHGYPYLIQTIGSVAWAKARLDNSDTITIRHVEEAGAESIRRIGRQVHAPSLRNVPPKQIEFLIAMAALAPDGAPVATKDIASRMGRQLSGVSQLRHDLIYRELITPVTTGQLEFTLPYLADYLNGLVA
- a CDS encoding electron transfer flavoprotein subunit beta/FixA family protein, which produces MPNIVVLVKQVPDTWSERKLTDDNYVLDRESADAVLDEINENAVEAALQLKEEHGGNVTVATVGPDRAVEALRKALSMGADDAVILSDEAIAGSDAVQTAWALSNVIDTLGDVDLIITGNASTDGGTGSVPSVLGVYRGLPVLTHLRSVAIEGDSITGEREVEDGVYQLKASLPAVVSVTEKANSPRFASFKGIMAAKKKPVTELTLADVAAEAEQLGNENAATAVTGVTPKPEKTAGERINDEGDGGVKLAEYLKANKFI
- a CDS encoding methionine synthase, encoding MSVPTQTSFLGLGPLPGTHPHEAAEMLIGESMEGRVHLPVLPARGLGSDLIGRTAALMADVDLDRGPRSWKVSDNPSRLSWLAQDFLDRDIDACEEVWGSTPACLRLVATGPWTMAASVEKASGALVASDFGAVRYFAQSLAAGLLEQAADARRRFGCDIEVLLSEPALGAVAQGAIEAPSTLMGNDGFLPAQGYREIAEILRQVTGPLLADGIHVTVALAGSDGIAAQALVESGASGFWLPRTQLRTTAQLDFAVAVLGSDMTLELGIVPVHADGREEHSGIPVATSSRELAEAAALLWDELGFSRLDIAGKLKLTPVGGFASSAADEAAAQLGAGRRAAELLRRAAGDLARDE
- a CDS encoding cysteine desulfurase family protein, which translates into the protein MFSDSAAPRSRLDRHFLDHAATTPLRPEAREALIANLDLSNPSGQYATARVAKRVLEESREEVAELLGADPIEVVFTSGGTEADNLAISGLYFKSPGSDIAVPAIEHDAVLKSCRHLEQEHWAKLVEMPVSPDGRVDLDRLPTFDRRSTALVTCMWANNETGAIQPVGQIAEAAKAARVPLHIDAVQAAGHLPLDFHASMASTMAVSAHKFGGPRGIGALLVRRDAKLTPHNNGGGQERGLRSGTQDVASAAGMAAGLRAAIADMEAEDARLRALTADLAAAISSIEGAIVHTVQPALPGHVYASFPGAEADSLIMLFDAAGIDCSTGSACSAGVNRPSHVLLAMGVSEPVARASIRFTLGWTTSQEDVDAVKAVLEQTVRRARSAGMA
- the mnmA gene encoding tRNA 2-thiouridine(34) synthase MnmA — encoded protein: MRVLAAMSGGVDSSVAAARALAAGHEVVGVHLALSKDPQSVRAGSRGCCSLEDSGDARRVCDELGIPFYVWDFSERFKEEVMDDFFDSYERGETPNPCLRCNERIKFAALLERGVALGFDAVVTGHYALLADDGLLRRGRDPKKDQSYVLGVLDREQLRRSMFPVGDTEKPQIREEAREMGLGTANKPDSYDICFIPDGNTQAFLGAKIGRRPGAIVDKATGRTVAEHDGVYEFTIGQRKGIGLPGPMPDGQPRYVTGIDAQAGTVTIGTADDLNVTVLEADRAIWLADPDEVASGPVQVQVRAHGRAIDCEVEVIAGPDDEVTGRGGAFRLKLAEPLRGVAPGQAAVLYRPDAAGDYVLGSATIVATR
- a CDS encoding electron transfer flavoprotein subunit alpha/FixB family protein, with protein sequence MTDVLVLVDHANGELKNTTAELLTAASAFGTPTAVVVGTPGTAAGYAETLAAYGAGEILAAESDDAAKYLITPEVDVLVGLAAERQVPVLVSASATGKEIAGRVAALTGSGLLSDVIAINDDASVKYSIFGGEYIVDGVGYGASPVYALRPGSVDPVEKAGSADVTEVAFPEIGDNAVEIVSFAPAEGGDRPELTEAKIVVSGGRGVASGEGFTNVVEPLADVLGAAVGASRAAVDAGYYPGQFQVGQTGKTVSPDLYIALGISGAIQHKAGMQTSKSIVVVNKDEEAPLFEIADFGVVGDLFDVVPQAIENLK
- a CDS encoding class I SAM-dependent methyltransferase, whose protein sequence is MALSTAEVREIAAHPEWVSAAQELPLSKKSLISDLATVRKVCGDYSRAVVEVAAARKSTAAKLPGNWIMSSEAAQQATPYLVATARARRLAASAYTSFADVTCSIGTEVAALADAGLRTVGSDIDPARLAMARHNVPAGAFLQADALAPVFDAEVVIADPARRAGGRRIARPEDLLPPLPDLVAAWRGSQMAIKCAPGLDFAEWEGEVALASVDGAVKEACLYSPGLATVREGRPVSKSATVIEVVDKRNPLDLSSARVRQYDDAMSDECEVRSAGRYIVDPDGAVVRAGLVRHFAAEHGFWQLDERIAHLSGDRLPEGMAGFEMIEKVGLKQVRKTLAALDCGSAEILVRGVDVDPDALRKQWKLKGVRQLSVVITRIGKTAVAFICGPRTVGE
- a CDS encoding 3'-5' exonuclease, yielding MNNFDPARMLAFDLETTGTNPRTCRIVTSALVRLADGAKDSRIMLADPGVEIPKAASDVHGITTEKARAEGRPHDEVLAKTIAGLRQAWADGLAVVAYNATYDLTVLLSQDPSFTIDGLVVDPFVLDQHYDQFRKGKRTLTDVSQHYKVRLDAAHDATEDALAAARIAWMMARKYPEMTQLSAEKLMELQAVTYYERRKSLQEYLAGLGKDVSDMTFGWPTDA